The genome window ATGCTTCTCTTCCCTACATCTTAGCCTTTGCGGGAGGCGCGATGATCAGCGTGACGTTGGAAGAGATCTTCGCCAAACTGAAAGAAACGAATATGCGCTATCTGTATCAGAAGGAATTTGTACTAGGCGCCATGTCTGTCGTTGTTATGAATTGGATCATCCAATAACGCAACCTTCCAAGACACAGTGCTGCTATTCCGCTTAGGCTATAAGAATGGAATTAACAGCACTGCAAACTTTAGCCTTTTCGGCCCTGGTCGTTTATTTTGGTCGCTTCTTAAAGAAGAAAATTCACTTCATTGAAAAATACAATCTGCCTTCTCCGGTGATCGGCGGGTTTGTTGTGGCGTCTGTTTTAGCAATCTTAAAAAGTTATGGCATTTTTGAAATCAAGTTCACGAAAACTTTTGAAGAAACTTTGATGATCGCTTTTTTCGCATCCATCGGTTATTCCGCCTCATTGAAACTTTTAAAAGAAGGCGGAAGAACTGTCGTGTTCTTTTTGGCTTTGACGGTGGGCGGATTGATCCTACAGATTCTTGCCGGCATTGGCGCCGCAAAACTTATGGGCTTACCTCCTTTGATGGGCGTGCTTACGGGCGCTGTTTCTTTAACTGGAGGCCCAGGAACGTCTTTGGCGTTTGGACCGCTGTTTGAAACAGCAGGTATCGAAGGCGCTTCTGTTATTGGACTGACAACTGCCATGGGAGGAATTCTTTTAGGTGGCCTCGTAGGAACTCCGCTAGCGACGTATCTTATTAATAAACGTCGTTTAAAAGCCGTTATGGGAAGTGAAGTTGAAGCCGTCAGCGAAGCACCACTGCTTCATGCTCGCATTGGCAGCGATCTTCTTTATCACTTTCTGGCGATGGCGTTGATCATGGGTCTAGGAACAACCTTGAGCCCTTGGATTAACTCTTTGGGAGTGACCCTTCCGATTTACATTGGCTCGATGATCATCGCGGCTATTTTCAGAAATATCGAAGACGTGAAACCTGTTTTTAAGATCAAAGCCGAATGGATCGAAGAAATCGGCGCCGTTTCGCTGACGCTTTTTATCGCAACGGCAATTATGTCCTTGAAACTAGATGAACTTCGCAATGCGGCCTTGCCCATCTTAATATTTTTGGCTTTGCAGGTTCTTCTTGTCGCAATCACGGCTTTGGGACCCGCGTTCTGGGTCGCGGGAAAGGACTACGAGGGAGCCATCATCAGTGCGGGATACGTCGGCTTTATGATGGGCACTTCGGCCAATGCGATGGCGAATATGTCATCCCTGGCCCAGAAGTATGGTCCGGCACCAAAAGCGTTTTTGGTCGTCCCCTTGGTGGGTTCGTGCTTCATTGACTTTATCAATGCCGCACTCATCACCTTCTGCTTAAATTATTTTGGATAAATCAAACAACAAGTTCGATGATGGCGCGGAATCCGTGATTACCCGCCATCGCGCCGATGATATTACGTAACGACGTGATATTCTTTCCTTGAGAGCCGATCAACTTACCACGAAATTCTTGAGGCAAAGTGACTTTGTAAATCGTTGTTTTTTCGCCGGCATTAAAAGTCACTTCTACGTTGTCATAACAAGACGTCATTTCTTGAATCACACTCTGTAAAACTTTTGCCAAACGATCTCTAATTTCATTTTCCTGCATTATCGTATCCACTAGCACAAAATCATTCCTCCGCTCGAACAACTTCATCATGCTGATGTATGAAATCGTGAGCAATCATCACCTGTATTTCTGGTCCACATTGTGTTCCACCAATATATCAGGACAACACCCCCGAGGTGTTACCACAAAGATAAACTTACCGACACCATCCGGTTAGATATTTTTTTGTTAGCTTTTAGTCGCAGAGAAAAATACGAATAAATCCTATAATAGTTGTTAAAATCCAGTTTCAGCTAAACATTGGCAAATTTGAAATACCTTGCTTTAACAAAATATTTTGATTGAAATAGGCCATGACATCGAACTGGCATCGCATTGGCACTCTTTCAGAACTTAAATCCAAACCTCTGCAACAAGTGGAAGTTGGTAAAACAAAAATCGCATTGATATACCGTGACAATAAGTTTAGTGCGATTTCGGGCACCTGCAATCACGTCGGAGGTCCTTTAGGAGAAGGTCGCCTTGAAGGTGACTACGTCGTGTGCCCTTGGCATTACTACAAGTTTCATTATCAAACTGGCGAAGGCGAACCTGGATTTGAGTGCGATAAAGTTGCCAGTTATTCAGTGAAAGAGGTCGACGACGAACTGTGGGTTGATCTTAAGCCCGCCTCCCCTCAACACAAGCAGCCTCACGCCCCTCACCCATTGGCTCGCAAACCCGAACGTGTTGATGGCCCACTTCGTGTGATGGGAATTTCTACGACAGTGATGGATTCTAAAAATCCCCGCGTGTCGACTTCGGAACTTCTTTTGGATGCCGCACTGAAATATGCGCAAAGTAAAGGTTATGAAACACATCTTCACACCTTGCGCGATCTTCACTTCCGCCACTGCGAAGGCTTTTACTCTAAGGCCGCAAGAGCTTGTACCTGGCCCTGCTCGATCACCCAAATGGACCCGAACGACCAACTGGAAAAAGTTTACGAGGACATTGTGCATTGGGCGGATGTGATTCTTTTAGCCACGCCGATTCGCTGGGGATCCGCAAGCTCGCTTTACTACAAAATGGCAGAGCGACTGAACTGCATTCAAAACCAGATCACGACCCACAATAATCAACTTATCTGCAATAAAGTCGCGGGATTCATCATCACCGGCGGACAGGACAATGTGCAGGCCGTCGCGGGGCAAATGATGGGCTTTTTTTCAGAGCTGGGTTTTCACCTTCCGCCCTTTCCTTTCATCGCGCACTCGCTGGGATGGAGTATGGAAAACATGGAACGGAATGTCCGCTACGTGCAAAAAAGTCAGGCCCTTGTAGAGTCCGCCGAAGAACTTTTGGATCGCGCGGCAGGTCTGGCAAGCTCGTTGATTGCTTCCCATGATGCGCACCACCTGCACCACCGTGCGGGCAGAAAAGGCGAAAAAATCCTAGTCGACTGACACGCCTTTTCGCCTATTTGGTCCCCTGTCAAAGATTCAAACACTTCATAAGCTCTATGCCGTTTATTACGGGGAATGAGACTTGCTTTGGCCTTTTGCAGGAGGCCTTATGCGTCGCTGGAGTTTAATTCTTTTTGCTCTTTTTTCTGCGTTTCAAGCGTACAGCTCTAACGCCTGGGCTTGCCATTGTATTGCGGACCCTTATTCAAAAAAGTACATCTATTACAAAAAAACTTGGTACGGCACTAAACGTAAATGGACTTGTGAATACAAGTGCCAAGACATGCGGCAACAACAAACCGTTGTCGTTGGTACGCATGAAAACTGGTATATGTCGGATAAGGGGTTAGAGGGCATCTGCGACGGCCTTCATTACGTCAATCGCTACAATAACTACGTGAAAGACTTTGTCTGGACTTTTGATGAAGCACGCCATTTTGATGCGTCTGAATCGACATCCACAGAGCTAAAAACCTGGAATGCGGAGAAGTGCCGCTAACTCGCCCGAGGTCTGGCTTTAACCCTGTTTTCCCCCTGGTAAAGAAAGATTTGCTAATCTTTTTAGAAGGAGTTTCTTCGTAAACCGAGTCCTTCTTCCAAGCTTTTGCCACAACTGACGAACTCGCCAGCCGAAAACCGGGATGAAAAAATTTATTTTAATTGCAACCTGCGCCCTCAACTTTTCTGCCTGCGCCCGCATGGATATTGCCGTCAACTGGGCCGATACTTTTATCGCCGGACGCGTCGACGACTACTTCGATATTTCTTCAGAACAAAGCAAGAATTTAAAAAAGTCACTGCAAGGTGACTTTAAAAAAATTAAAACCGAAGTGCTTCCTCAATGGATTGACAGTGCCAAACAATTAGAAAAAGACGTCGCCACTAATTCGTTGGACGAACAGAAGGTCAACACCGCGTTCGATCTTGTGATTTCCAATGTGGAACACTTCACCTCCCACTTTTCCAAAACAGCCGTGGACTTCATTGCTTCAACGGATGGAGATCAGCTCAGCTATTTTCAAAAGTCTTTTAAAGAAAAAAATGAAGACGATCTGAAGGACATCCGTTCAAAAAAGTACGAAAAAAATCAAAAGAAGCGCTACTTCAAGTACTTTGAAATGTTCATTGGTGACCTTTCCAAAGAGCAATCCGCTTTGATTGAAAAGCACCTTCAGGAAACACCCTATCCCGCTGAACTTAAAATTAAAAATCGTGAACATGTCTTTCAAGTGTTCATGCAAAAGCGAGCGCACCCCGAAGAACTTAAGAATTTTGTCGCCCAGTTTTCACAGCAACCTGACGCCTTCAATCTTCCCGAATTCAATGAGGCGGTAAAGAAATATCAAGTTCGCCTCAAATCACTGCTCACGCAGGTGCTGACGACTTTAAGTCCAGCACAGAAGAAAGAACTTTGCGACAACCTGCTTGAAAAGGTGGCTCAGTTAGAGAAAATCCGCGGCCGCTCTTAAGTCTAGTTCCCCTGAAAACTGCTGAAAATTCCAGAACGTTCCGCCGATAAGAAGAGCGATGAAAGGCTTGCTTGCTCTTCTTTTCAGTTTGAATGCATCTGTGGTTTCCGCGAACGACGGTTTGCATTCCTTTGTCAAAGGCCTGGATACCACCCTTAAATATGTCCATCGCGCAGATTCGCGTCCTTGCGAAAATGAAGCTTTGATCCCGGCCTCTTCACAAAGTGCAAAGTATCAAGGCAAAGCGGTCACGGCACTTTCTGAATCCGATGCGCAAGCTTTGTTTCGCGAAATGCAGTCACACACCGAAATCCCCTTTGATTTTGCCATCGCCGGCTGCGAAGAACGCGCTCACGAAATGTCGCGCCTTATGCTGCTAAAAGGCGTCCGCCCTTTAAAAATGTTTGCCTCTGTGGATGAAAACAAATCTCCGCGACTTGAAGTCCCGCATCCAAATGGCAAAGACAAACGCCGCTGGAAATTCCATGTGGCGCCACTGGTGATGGTGCGAATCAACGGTAAAGAGGTCCCTTACATCATTGATCCGTCCATGGAAAAAAAGGCCGTGCCTTTGCAAGAGTGGAAAAAGCACATGACTTTGCATGATCCCAAAATTCCAGTGATGATGGATGCAACAATAGCTGAGCAG of Bdellovibrio bacteriovorus contains these proteins:
- a CDS encoding KH domain-containing protein; amino-acid sequence: MQENEIRDRLAKVLQSVIQEMTSCYDNVEVTFNAGEKTTIYKVTLPQEFRGKLIGSQGKNITSLRNIIGAMAGNHGFRAIIELVV
- a CDS encoding Rieske 2Fe-2S domain-containing protein, yielding MTSNWHRIGTLSELKSKPLQQVEVGKTKIALIYRDNKFSAISGTCNHVGGPLGEGRLEGDYVVCPWHYYKFHYQTGEGEPGFECDKVASYSVKEVDDELWVDLKPASPQHKQPHAPHPLARKPERVDGPLRVMGISTTVMDSKNPRVSTSELLLDAALKYAQSKGYETHLHTLRDLHFRHCEGFYSKAARACTWPCSITQMDPNDQLEKVYEDIVHWADVILLATPIRWGSASSLYYKMAERLNCIQNQITTHNNQLICNKVAGFIITGGQDNVQAVAGQMMGFFSELGFHLPPFPFIAHSLGWSMENMERNVRYVQKSQALVESAEELLDRAAGLASSLIASHDAHHLHHRAGRKGEKILVD
- a CDS encoding DUF6279 family lipoprotein, with protein sequence MKKFILIATCALNFSACARMDIAVNWADTFIAGRVDDYFDISSEQSKNLKKSLQGDFKKIKTEVLPQWIDSAKQLEKDVATNSLDEQKVNTAFDLVISNVEHFTSHFSKTAVDFIASTDGDQLSYFQKSFKEKNEDDLKDIRSKKYEKNQKKRYFKYFEMFIGDLSKEQSALIEKHLQETPYPAELKIKNREHVFQVFMQKRAHPEELKNFVAQFSQQPDAFNLPEFNEAVKKYQVRLKSLLTQVLTTLSPAQKKELCDNLLEKVAQLEKIRGRS
- the gltS gene encoding sodium/glutamate symporter; amino-acid sequence: MELTALQTLAFSALVVYFGRFLKKKIHFIEKYNLPSPVIGGFVVASVLAILKSYGIFEIKFTKTFEETLMIAFFASIGYSASLKLLKEGGRTVVFFLALTVGGLILQILAGIGAAKLMGLPPLMGVLTGAVSLTGGPGTSLAFGPLFETAGIEGASVIGLTTAMGGILLGGLVGTPLATYLINKRRLKAVMGSEVEAVSEAPLLHARIGSDLLYHFLAMALIMGLGTTLSPWINSLGVTLPIYIGSMIIAAIFRNIEDVKPVFKIKAEWIEEIGAVSLTLFIATAIMSLKLDELRNAALPILIFLALQVLLVAITALGPAFWVAGKDYEGAIISAGYVGFMMGTSANAMANMSSLAQKYGPAPKAFLVVPLVGSCFIDFINAALITFCLNYFG
- a CDS encoding protein-glutamine glutaminase family protein, translated to MKGLLALLFSLNASVVSANDGLHSFVKGLDTTLKYVHRADSRPCENEALIPASSQSAKYQGKAVTALSESDAQALFREMQSHTEIPFDFAIAGCEERAHEMSRLMLLKGVRPLKMFASVDENKSPRLEVPHPNGKDKRRWKFHVAPLVMVRINGKEVPYIIDPSMEKKAVPLQEWKKHMTLHDPKIPVMMDATIAEQYDISGRYVRPFSDESWNRANQEKLKEFKEYSKDPDGENNYLFQMQRDLERMDMMDN